A region from the Streptomyces tsukubensis genome encodes:
- a CDS encoding decaprenyl-phosphate phosphoribosyltransferase, giving the protein MTTEQQAVPVARPEPPRGGPGPSAARAPGARTGTAVGLLRTARPRQWVKNVLVAAAPAAAGQLASPRTAGQLVIVFTLFTAAAAAVYLVNDARDAEADRAHPVKRLRPVAAGDVPVPLAYAAGGLLGALAVAGAAALCNPMTSALLVAYLAMQLAYCIWLKHVLVVDMTVVTTGFLMRAMIGGVALGIPLSRWFLITTGFGALFMVAAKRYSEAVQMEGAEGGRGASRALLGEYTTGYLRFVWQLAAGVAVLGYCLWALESGGVAHSALLPWRQLSVIAFILAVLRYAVFADRGAAGAPEDVVLRDRALAVIGLVWAAMYGLAVADL; this is encoded by the coding sequence GTGACGACCGAACAGCAGGCCGTACCGGTGGCGCGGCCGGAGCCGCCGCGCGGCGGACCCGGGCCGTCCGCCGCCCGCGCGCCGGGCGCACGCACCGGGACCGCCGTCGGGCTCCTGCGGACCGCGCGCCCCCGCCAGTGGGTCAAGAACGTGCTGGTGGCCGCCGCGCCCGCAGCGGCCGGACAGCTCGCGTCACCCCGTACCGCCGGACAGCTCGTCATCGTCTTCACCCTCTTCACGGCCGCCGCCGCGGCCGTCTACCTGGTCAACGACGCCCGCGACGCCGAGGCCGACCGGGCGCACCCCGTCAAACGCCTCCGGCCGGTCGCCGCCGGAGACGTCCCGGTGCCCCTCGCCTATGCCGCCGGGGGGCTGCTCGGCGCCCTCGCCGTCGCCGGGGCGGCCGCGCTCTGCAATCCGATGACGAGCGCCCTGCTGGTCGCCTACCTGGCCATGCAGCTCGCCTACTGCATCTGGCTGAAGCATGTCCTCGTCGTCGATATGACCGTGGTGACCACCGGTTTCCTGATGCGGGCGATGATCGGCGGGGTCGCGCTCGGCATTCCGCTCTCCCGCTGGTTCCTGATCACCACCGGCTTCGGCGCGCTGTTCATGGTCGCGGCCAAGCGCTATTCGGAGGCCGTGCAGATGGAAGGGGCGGAGGGCGGCCGGGGGGCGTCGCGGGCGCTCCTGGGCGAGTACACCACCGGCTATCTGCGGTTCGTCTGGCAGCTTGCGGCCGGGGTCGCCGTGCTCGGCTACTGCCTGTGGGCGCTGGAGAGCGGCGGGGTCGCGCATTCGGCGCTGCTGCCGTGGCGCCAGCTGTCGGTGATCGCGTTCATCCTGGCGGTGCTGCGGTACGCCGTCTTCGCCGACCGGGGTGCCGCGGGGGCGCCCGAGGACGTCGTGCTGCGGGACCGTGCGCTGGCCGTCATCGGGCTGGTCTGGGCCGCGATGTACGGACTTGCGGTCGCCGACCTGTGA